A part of Cryptococcus gattii WM276 chromosome G, complete sequence genomic DNA contains:
- a CDS encoding Rho1 GTPase (Similar to TIGR gene model, INSD accession AAW44712.1) — protein sequence MSGEIRRKLVIVGDGACGKTCLLIVFSKGMFPEVYVPTVFENYVADVEVDGKKVELALWDTAGQEDYDRLRPLSYPDSHVILICFAIDSPDSLDNVQEKWISEVLHFCQGLPIVLVACKKDLRDDPKTIQDLARMNQRPVSRAEGMAVAQKIGAQGYVECSAKTGEGVREVFQTATRHALQVGLSPLHRNPSLAEGRRVVWCFRAL from the exons ATGTCCGGAGAAATCAGGAGAAAGCTCGTTATTGTCG GCGACGGTGCTTGTGGTAAAACATGTCT TCTTATCGTATTCAGCAAGGGCATGTTCCCCGAG GTGTACGTGCCCACCGTCTTTGAAAACTATGTTGCCGATGTAGAGGTGGACGGTAAGAAGGTCGAGTTGGCGTTGTGGGATACTGCTGGACAG GAGGACTATGA CCGACTCCGACCTCTTTCTTACCCCGATTCCCATGTTATCCTCATCTGTTTCGCCATTGACTCCCCCGACTCTCTTGACAATGTGCAAGAAAAG TGGATCTCCGAAGTCCTTCATTTTTGTCAGGGTCTCCCCATCGTCCTTGTGGCATGCAAGAAGGATCTCCGTGACGATCCTAAGACTATCCAGGACCTTGCCAGGATGAATCAGAGGCCTGTTTCCAGGGCCGAGGGTATGGCCGTCGCCCAAAAGATTGGAGCACAGGGCTACGTTGAGTGCAGTGCCAAGACTGGTGAGGGTGTTAGGGAGGTGTTCCAGACTGCAACCAGGCATGCGCTTCAGGTAGGTCTTTCGCCGTTACATCGTAA TCCAAGTCTGgcagagggaagaagggttgTGTGGTGCTTTAGGGCTCTATAA
- a CDS encoding Rho GDP-dissociation inhibitor 1, putative (Similar to TIGR gene model, INSD accession AAW44709.1) → MSSQQVSTQSTCSADIQAEDELAPTRTEGYKLGQSKTVAELAALDQEDESLQRWKQSLGIGAGAPGGGEKRVVLKSLFLSSPTLPNPITIDLTQPKDALAKLKKDPVTIKEGVEYSVGITFVIENEIVSGLKYLQVVKRSGLTVDKTEAMLGSYGPQQEPYTKVFASEESPSGMLARSGTYVVRSRVMDDDNTIWLDFEWGGYLIIYCQRIADSMAGFKLGKEW, encoded by the exons ATGTCCAGCCAACAGGTAAGCACACAGTCCACATGCAGCGCTGACATACAGGCCGAAGACGAACTCGCTCCTACCCGCACAGAAGGCTACAAG CTAGGCCAGTCAAAGACTGTAGCCGAACTCGCTGCTCTTGACCAG GAGGACGAATCTTTGCAGCGCTGGAAGCAGTCTCTCGGTATCGGCGCAGGGGCCCCTGGCGGTGGTGAGAAGCGC GTTGTTCTCAAatctcttttcctttcgTCACCCACGCTCCCCAACCCGATCACCATCGACCTCACTCAGCCCAAAGATGCTCTTGCAAAGCTCAAAAAGGATCCAG TGACCATCAAGGAGGGCGTCGAGTACTCTGTCGGCATCACCTTTGT TATTGAAAACGAAATTGTCTCTGGTCTCAAATACCTTCAAGTCGTCAAGCGCAGTGGACTCACCGTTGACAAGACTGAGGCCATGCTCGGATCGTACGGTCCGCAGCAGGAACCATACACAAAAGTATTTGCCTCTGAAGAGTCTCCTTCTGGCATGCTGGCTCGCTCAGGTACCTATGTTGTCAGGAGCCGAGTAATGGACGATGACAATACTATTTGGCTTGATTTTGAATGGGGTGGGTATCTGATAATCTACTGCCAGAGAATTGCTGATAGTATGGCAGGCTTTAAGCTCGGTAAGGAATGGTAA
- a CDS encoding Clathrin assembly protein AP47, putative (Similar to TIGR gene model, INSD accession AAW44707.1) produces the protein MASLVAILDVKGKSLIQRSYRDDVPPSYIERFLPLILEMEEDNVPVTPCFSDEGVNYMHIRHNNLYLLALSKKNSNAAEVIFFLHRLCSVLTEYFKELEEESIRDNFVIIYELLDEMMDFGYPQTTESKILQEYITQESHKLEVQVRPPMAVTNAVSWRSEGIRYRKNEVFLDVVESVNLLVNASGSVIRSEILGAVKMKCYLSGMPELRLGLNDKVMFETTGRAARGKSIEMEDVKFHQCVRLSRFENDRTISFIPPDGEFELMSYRLSTPVKPLVFVEASVESHRGSRVEYMVKVKGQFKRRSTANNVEIYVPVPDDADSPKFRASVGSVVYAPEKSAFVWKIKQLAGGRDYLMRAHFGLPSVRNEEIDKRAPISVKFEIPYFTVSGIQVRYLKIVEKSGYKALPWVRYITQNGDDYVLRTITDAKTAPLTGV, from the exons ATGGCCAGTCTCG TCGCAATCCTCGACGTCAAGGGCAAG TCCCTTATCCAACGCTCATACCGCGATGATGTCCCTCCTTCCTATATCGAACGATTTCTGCCCCTCATTCttgagatggaagaagataatGTGCCAGTGACACCATGTTTCAGTGACGAAGGGGTCAACTATATGCATATAAGGCATAACAATCTTTATT TATTGGCACTCTCAAAGAAGAATAGCAATGCTGCCGAAGTAATCTTTTTCCTCCACCGACTTTGCTCT GTCCTTACAGAGTACTTCAAAGAGCTCGAAGAAGAATCCATTCGAGACAACTTTGTGATCATCTACGAGTTATTGGATGAGATGATGGACTTTGGATACCCCCAAACTACAGAGAGCAAGATTTTGCAAGA GTACATTACTCAAGAATCTCATAAACTTGAAGTGCAAGTCCGACCACCTATGGCCGTCACCAATGCCGTATCCTGGCGATCAGAGGGAATTAGATATAGGAAGAATGAAGTGTTCCTGGATGTCGTGGAGAGCGTCAACTTGCTC GTCAATGCATCCGGCAGTGTCATTCGCTCTGAAATTCTCGGTGCTGTCAAGATGAAGTGCTACCTTTCCGGCATGCCCGAACTACGTCTAGGCTTAAACGACAAGGTCATGTTTGAGACCACTGGCCGTGCCGCCCGAGGAAAATCGATCGAGATGGAAGATGTCAAATTCCACCAATGTGTCCGATTATCCCGATTTGAAAATGACAGGACCATTTCTTTCATCCCGCCTGATGGAGAATTTGAACTCATGAGCTATAGGCTCTCGACACCGGTGAAACCCCTCGTATTTGTCGAAGCTAGTGTGGAGAGTCATAGAGGATCTAGGGTGGAATATATGGTCAAGGTCAAGGGACAGTTCAAGAGGAGGAGTACTGCAAATAACGTGGAAATTTATGTGCCTGTACCGGATGATGCCGACAGTCCAAAGTTCAGA GCATCCGTTGGGTCAGTAGTGTACGCACCAGAAAAGTCGGCGTTTGTGTGGAAGATTAAGCAACTTGCCGGAGGAAGAGATTATCTTATGCGGGCACACTTTGGTCTTCCGAGTGTTAGGAATGAGGAAATTGATAAGCGCGCACCTATATCTGTGAAATTTGAAATTCCGTACTTTACCGTTTCGGGTATACAAGTACGATATCTCAAAATTGTGGAAAAGTCTGGTTACAAG GCTCTTCCTTGGGTCAGATATATCACTCAGAACGGCGACGATTACGTGTTGAGGACAATCACAGACGCAAAGACTGCGCCTTTAACAGGTGTCTAA